A genomic region of Plasmodium vivax chromosome 1, whole genome shotgun sequence contains the following coding sequences:
- a CDS encoding calcium-dependent protein kinase 3, putative (encoded by transcript PVX_087765A) has product MKIHKCFMCNYLLKIVKRKRRKKKCAGSGNIVVHKDRGGETDALKGANSNSTNSNRSSFLETDPEEQGVPALGKVQSKEGIWESGDTTAVEPNADGSLQCSCLSNGNISSDHNGYLKERCGKNAWEEAVDANSCIESNPHKVNHHIGRDNQHRKEEARYSCILLRVCEQNGKSAPCRRTLIRRKGINANYALDRHYLTFVAQYRNGQIKKDIMRVIRFVGFFLSRRKNQRAINLVQQVGKWEDQPGDAAPMRGGGPGDFPPMWSELHHLYKRQMSKLNRSECIYSDPILETRKRKSRGLLNKLVKRSVRVVHMLEVERIKQKRFVGQTNMGSFHHGDITKIMKSKIAKHKYLRGIIELCQRYVKLVDGSLFCIMSRMGKSIVRIGRGEKKCHRGGTTSGAPLHRRGNLKSDRTNDRTEDTVESCKRGRQSFEWRHKGIHYGKANLTLFKETNEGPHLSDHSRGDPSSAATMKGGQEENTTVNWTISNDAITGRNRSGGTKLTRRGNIHSTAEGGYSIGGRANRVAKWSCVFPTCRGKTPVRKMLSRKCDPTGGKKKIRVKQSHNGNSHYRTCNLGKNRNSRGRATKMRQSYFQENLKREQTEQAGEVEGETTLPEYDSHEEWVHTDKPFETISDSLVGGRDGRKKGSHKMDGDGRKDQWWMADKSEPHKSETDKVRGDTSKESEKSSDHSGKKWVYQSSDKNGITPNELTSVLRSENKFVECLQSCEHIKKNFKMVKLLKDNSSNFVYKCFDTNHKRYVAIKCVNKEKQLSIMSYNTYLGIYKIVQKINNDNVVKIYDVLESPSHFFIVMELCEGTDLVEYVSKEEIPFEKAKDIICQLLNGINALHANSIIHRDIKLDNLMFKDKGFEKLVIIDFDMSVYMYGELDVDVPVWRDSCLYGSDTKEGFDENDFGGCGGRGEATKGEVIKVDSTKGDVMKGDSTKGDIPKGYDTKADSTNRSLANPSFAQNSLQANSVQANKALPKHSCDCECIPSADAAKRGGNVLRGSQFLTNNFDPNNTYTNKIMGNNEDRKNCVMYPPYSDSYIKIQKNNKKTASLNYNYISRVENGFLSACTGNTEKTFINEGDKVIYNDLIIGTKEYMSPYCLKGIYSIKTDIYSIGVTIFLILFKNFPYLFEEKGINKWQNEVINKNKDIVIPFSFLFHNITCTYFVKLMDVHLMHNNIYFCKNSCLLDNNLKEIEKLQNIKIDFNQIKINAKNIYLLEILKRSLSLDLDDQYSSVSEILENKIFA; this is encoded by the coding sequence ATGAAGATACATAAATGCTTTATGTGTAACTATTTGCTCAAAATAGttaagaggaagaggaggaagaagaagtgcGCCGGGAGTGGCAACATCGTTGTGCACAAGGAtcgagggggggaaacagaTGCCCTGAAGGGAGCCAATTCGAATAGCACCAACAGCAACAGGAGTAGTTTTCTCGAAACTGACCCAGAGGAGCAGGGGGTACCTGCTTTGGGAAAGGTGCAATCGAAGGAGGGCATTTGGGAGAGTGGCGATACCACGGCGGTGGAGCCTAATGCGGATGGCTCTTTACAGTGTAGCTGCCTTTCCAATGGCAACATCAGTAGTGATCACAATGGTTATCTAAAAGAGAGGTGTGGTAAAAATGCCTGGGAGGAAGCAGTCGATGCGAACAGCTGCATCGAAAGCAACCCCCACAAGGTGAATCATCACATCGGACGGGATAATCAACacaggaaggaagaagctcgCTACTCGTGTATACTCCTTCGTGTGTGTGAGCAGAATGGAAAATCAGCCCCATGCCGTAGGACCTTGATCAGGCGGAAAGGCATAAACGCGAACTACGCGTTGGATAGGCATTACCTCACATTTGTGGCTCAGTACCGAAATGGGcagataaaaaaagacatcATGAGGGTTATCCGTTTTGTGGGTTTTTTCCTGTCACGGAGGAAGAATCAGAGGGCCATCAATTTGGTGCAGCAGGTTGGGAAGTGGGAGGATCAACCAGGTGATGCCGCTCCCATGAGGGGAGGTGGTCCAGGCGACTTCCCACCCATGTGGAGCGAACTGCACCACCTGTATAAGCGCCAAATGAGCAAACTAAACCGAAGCGAGTGCATCTATAGTGATCCCATTTTGGAAACTCGCAAAAGGAAGTCACGGGGGCTGCTCAACAAACTGGTCAAGCGAAGTGTGCGAGTTGTTCACATGCTAGAAGTGGAAAGAATTAAGCAAAAGAGGTTTGTTGGCCAGACCAACATGGGGTCTTTCCACCATGGAGACATCaccaaaattatgaaaagcaaaattgcCAAACATAAATACTTAAGGGGTATAATTGAGTTATGCCAAAGGTACGTTAAGCTTGTGGatggctcccttttttgcatcaTGAGCAGGATGGGGAAGTCTATCGTGCGAATTGgtaggggggagaagaagtgcCATCGGGGGGGTACTACCTCCGGTGCGCCGTTACACAGAAGGGGTAACCTAAAGAGTGATCGCACGAATGACCGCACCGAGGACACTGTCGAGagttgcaaaagggggaggcagtCCTTTGAATGGCGCCACAAAGGGATCCATTATGGTAAGGCAAACCTGaccctttttaaagaaaccAATGAGGGGCCTCATCTTTCTGACCATTCGAGGGGAGACCCTTCTTCCGCTGCTACGATGAAGGGTGGACAAGAGGAAAACACAACAGTGAACTGGACAATTTCGAATGACGCCATTACGGGTAGAAACCGAAGCGGTGGAACAAAATTAACCAGACGGGGCAACATACATAGCACTGCTGAGGGGGGGTATTCCATAGGTGGCAGAGCAAATCGAGTTGCTAAGTGGTCCTGTGTGTTTCCCACATGTAGGGGGAAAACCCCCGTTAGAAAAATGCTCAGCAGGAAGTGTGACCCTACtggtggaaagaaaaaaataagagtCAAACAATCACACAACGGGAATAGTCATTATAGGACGTGCaatttaggaaaaaatcGAAATAGCCGCGGAAGAGCAACAAAAATGCGGCAATCGTATTTTCAGGAAAACCTTAAGAGGGAGCAGACCGAACAGGCTGGCGAAGTGGAAGGGGAGACAACCCTCCCTGAATATGATAGCCACGAGGAATGGGTCCACACTGATAAGCCATTTGAAACGATCTCTGATAGCCTAGTGGGGGGCAGGgacggaagaaaaaaaggcagtcacaaaatggatggcGATGGGAGGAAGGACCAGTGGTGGATGGCCGACAAGAGTGAACCCCACAAGAGTGAAACGGACAAGGTAAGGGGCGATACCTCCaaagaaagcgaaaaaagcAGTGACCATTCGGGTAAAAAATGGGTGTATCAAAGTAGCgacaaaaatggcataacTCCAAACGAGCTAACCTCCGTCTTGCGCAGCGAAAACAAATTTGTGGAGTGCCTACAAAGCTGCGAGCACATCAAGAAGaacttcaaaatggtgaaactGCTAAAGGATAATAGCTCCAATTTTGTATACAAATGCTTCGATACAAACCATAAACGATACGTGGCCATTAAGTGTGTAAACAAAGAGAAGCAACTCTCCATTATGAGCTACAACACCTATTTAggtatttacaaaattgtgcaaaaaattaacaacgaTAATGTAGTAAAGATTTATGATGTGCTGGAGAGCCCTTCTCACTTCTTCATCGTCATGGAGTTATGTGAAGGGACAGACCTCGTCGAATATGTGTCTAAAGAAGAAATTCCTTTCGAGAAAGCGAAAGATATTATTTGCCAACTGCTCAACGGAATTAACGCTCTGCATGCCAATTCGATCATTCACAGAGATATTAAGCTGGACAATCTCATGTTCAAGGACAAAGGTTTTGAGAAGCTGGTGATAATTGATTTTGACATGAGCGTTTACATGTATGGGGAGCTTGACGTTGACGTGCCTGTCTGGAGGGACTCCTGCCTGTATGGCAGCGACACGAAGGAGGGCTTCGACGAGAATGATTTTGGTGGctgcggggggagaggcgaggccacaaagggggaagttaTCAAAGTGGATTCCACCAAAGGGGATGTCATGAAAGGGGATTCCACCAAGGGGGATATCCCCAAAGGGTATGACACCAAAGCCGACTCCACCAATCGCAGCTTGGCCAACCCCAGCTTCGCCCAAAACAGCTTGCAGGCCAACTCCGTGCAAGCGAACAAAGCCCTGCCGAAGCACTCATGCGACTGCGAATGTATCCCGAGCGCGGACGCCGCGAAGAGGGGGGGCAACGTGCTACGCGGGAGCCAATTCCTGACGAATAATTTCGACCCAAATAACACGTACACGAATAAAATTATGGGAAATAATGAGGACCGAAAAAATTGCGTGATGTACCCTCCCTACTCCGAtagttacataaaaattcagaagaacaacaaaaaaacggCGTCCCTTaattacaattatataaGTCGGGTGGAAAACGGCTTCCTATCTGCATGCACAGGCAACACGGAGAAGACGTTCATTAACGAGGGGGACAAGGTGATTTACAACGACCTGATTATTGGGACGAAGGAGTATATGTCTCCGTACTGCTTGAAGGGGATATACAGCATAAAAACGGATATATACAGCATTGgagttacaatttttttaattctctttaaaaatttcccctACCTGTTTGAAGAGAAAGGCATCAACAAATGGCAAAACGAAgtgattaacaaaaataaggacATTGTCattcccttttccttcctgTTCCATAACATAACGTGCAcgtattttgtaaaattaatGGACGTACACTTGATGCAcaacaatatttatttttgcaaaaatagtTGCCTCTTGGACAACAATTTgaaagaaattgaaaaactgCAGAACATCAAAATTGATTTCAATCaaatcaaaataaatgccaaaaatatttacctGCTTGAGATTTTGAAGCGGTCTTTATCGCTCGACCTCGACGATCAGTATAGTAGCGTTTCcgaaattttggaaaacaaaattttcgcCTGA